A genomic segment from Callithrix jacchus isolate 240 chromosome 8, calJac240_pri, whole genome shotgun sequence encodes:
- the ISL2 gene encoding insulin gene enhancer protein ISL-2 yields the protein MVDIIFHYPFLGAMGDHSKKKPGTAMCVGCGSQIHDQFILRVSPDLEWHAACLKCAECSQYLDETCTCFVRDGKTYCKRDYVRLFGIKCAKCQVGFSSSDLVMRARDSVYHIECFRCSVCSRQLLPGDEFSLREHELLCRADHGLLLERAAADSPRSPGPLPGARGLHLSDPGSGRQPTLRPHVHKQTEKTTRVRTVLNEKQLHTLRTCYAANPRPDALMKEQLVEMTGLSPRVIRVWFQNKRCKDKKKSILMKQLQQQQHSDKTSLQGLTGTPLVAGSPIRHENAVQGSAVEVQTYQPPWKALSEFALQSDLDQPAFQQLVSFSESGSLGNSSGSDVTSLSSQLPDTPNSMVPSPVET from the exons ATGGtggatattatttttcattatcctTTTCTGGGTGCTATGGGTGATCATTCAAAGA AGAAGCCCGGGACTGCCATGTGCGTGGGCTGCGGGAGTCAGATCCACGACCAGTTTATCCTGCGGGTGTCGCCCGACCTCGAGTGGCACGCCGCCTGCCTCAAGTGCGCCGAGTGCAGCCAGTACCTGGACGAGACGTGCACGTGCTTCGTGAGAGACGGGAAAACATACTGCAAGCGGGACTATGTCAG GCTGTTCGGCATCAAGTGCGCCAAGTGCCAGGTGGGCTTCAGCAGCAGCGACCTGGTGATGCGGGCGCGGGACAGCGTGTACCACATCGAGTGCTTCCGCTGCTCCGTGTGCAGCCGCCAGCTGCTGCCTGGGGACGAATTCTCGCTAAGGGAGCACGAGCTGCTCTGCCGCGCCGACCACGGCCTCTTGCTTGAGCGCGCAGCGGCCGACAGCCCGCGCAGCCCCGGCCCTCTCCCAGGCGCGCGCGGCCTGCATCTGTCAG ACCCTGGGTCGGGCCGGCAGCCCACGTTGCGCCCGCACGTGCACAAGCAGACGGAGAAGACGACCCGCGTTCGGACTGTGCTCAACGAGAAGCAGCTGCACACACTGCGGACCTGCTACGCCGCCAACCCGCGGCCCGATGCTCTCATGAAGGAGCAGCTGGTGGAGATGACCGGCCTGAGCCCGCGGGTCATCCGCGTCTGGTTCCAGAATAAGCGCTGCAAAGACAAGAAGAAATCCATTCTCATgaagcagctgcagcagcagcagcacagcgACAAGACA AGCCTTCAGGGACTAACCGGGACGCCCCTGGTAGCGGGCAGCCCCATCCGCCACGAGAATGCTGTGCAGGGCAGTGCAGTGGAGGTGCAGACGTACCAGCCGCCATGGAAGGCGCTCAGCGAGTTCGCCCTCCAGAGCGACCTGGACCAACCCGCCTTCCAGCAGCTG GTCTCCTTCTCCGAGTCCGGCTCCCTAGGCAACTCCTCCGGCAGCGACGTGACCTCCCTGTCCTCGCAGCTCCCGGACACCCCCAACAGTATGGTGCCGAGTCCCGTGGAGACGTGA